One Anabas testudineus chromosome 15, fAnaTes1.2, whole genome shotgun sequence genomic window carries:
- the vent gene encoding ventral expressed homeobox, which produces MANFSVEWLSKSYYEEITVPAKSAALHSKVHSENEEFTKDSRSQYSPTSPNNSCGYTSGSESEVGDDSEGEATQQRRLRTKFTSDQISKLEGTFSKHKYLGATQRRKIAEKLNLSETQVKTWFQNRRMKLKREVQDLRPEFLALPTALLPPVLFQHPVLSGQLPAGSAFYPQLQPLHGTVLHPAPLHQHRSQPVILPPRFY; this is translated from the exons ATGGCAAACTTCTCTGTGGAGTGGCTTTCCAAAAGTTATTATGAAGAGATCACTGTGCCGGCCAAAAGTGCCGCGCTTCATTCAAAGGTCCATAGTGAAAATGAGGAATTTACCAAGGACTCGAGAAGCCAATACTCTCCGACCTCTCCAAACA ATAGTTGCGGTTACACGTCGGGGTCTGAGAGCGAGGTGGGGGACGACAGCGAAGGCGAAGCCACACAGCAGCGAAGGCTGAGGACCAAGTTCACCTCCGACCAAATCAGCAAGCTGGAGGGCACCTTCAGCAAGCACAAGTACCTGGGAGCTACTCAGAGGAGGAAGATAGCTGAGAAGCTGAACCTCTCCGAAACTCAG GTGAAAACGTGGTTTCAGAACAGAAGGATGAAGCTGAAACGGGAGGTCCAGGACCTGCGCCCGGAGTTTCTCGCGCTCCCCACAGCTCTGCTGCCGCCTGTGCTGTTTCAGCACCCCGTCCTGAGTGGACAGCTCCCCGCCGGCAGCGCCTTCTACCCGCAGCTGCAGCCGCTGCACGGGACGGTGCTCCACCCAGCTCCCCTCCACCAGCACCGCTCCCAGCCCGTCATCCTGCCCCCACGCTTCTACTGA
- the vox gene encoding ventral homeobox, giving the protein MVKYFSVDWLAQSHHDSAQTEEYGAAIDTAPTCKPHIPCMVQPSRPTFGKGYLQLKPKPSKAVDHTESVESSAHQGSSPCSLSHPANCASPFSEISGYSSGYESEAASSECLSVDEGSEVDKDAPQRRVRTKFTPEQINKLEKIFSKHKYLDAGERVKTAQKLNLTETQVRTWFQNRRMKLKREVQDYLAPQVAPVMFQPLPPVHYHSMAGQQHHFPASGPAFYPLPVPQMVLQQQMPARHPPHPMIHNRHLY; this is encoded by the exons ATGGTGAAATACTTTTCTGTGGACTGGCTGGCCCAGAGCCATCACGACAGCGCACAGACCGAGGAGTACGGAGCTGCCATTGACACTGCGCCAACTTGCAAACCGCACATTCCCTGCATGGTGCAGCCGAGTCGTCCGACCTTTGGCAAGGGTTACCTGCAGCTGAAACCCAAACCATCAAAGGCCGTGGATCACACGGAGTCAGTGGAGAGCAGTGCGCATCAGGGCTCCAGCCCGTGCTCGCTCTCGCATCCAGCCAACTGCGCTTCACCAT TTTCAGAGATCAGCGGGTATTCTTCCGGGTACGAGAGCGAGGCGGCGTCCTCGGAGTGTCTCTCTGTGGATGAAGGAAGCGAGGTGGACAAAGACGCACCGCAGCGCCGTGTGCGCACCAAGTTCACCCCCGAGCAGATCAACAAACTGGAGAAGATCTTCAGCAAGCACAAATATTTGGACGctggagagagagtgaagacaGCGCAGAAGCTGAACCTCACAGAAACTCAG GTACGAACGTGGTTTCAGAACAGGAGGATGAAGTTGAAACGGGAGGTGCAGGACTACCTCGCCCCTCAAGTTGCACCGGTGATGTTCCAGCCTTTGCCCCCGGTTCATTACCACAGCATGGCCGGACAGCAACACCACTTCCCGGCGAGTGGCCCGGCCTTTTACCCGCTCCCCGTCCCGCAGATGGTCCTCCAGCAGCAGATGCCCGCGCGTCACCCTCCTCATCCCATGATCCATAACCGACACTTGTACTGA